The following nucleotide sequence is from Synechococcus sp. KORDI-52.
CGAATGATCGTGGCCCAGCGCTCCGGTCGATGGTCGGCCTGGGGAACACAGCGATGGCAGCGCAGGGGCTGAATCCGATCAATCCCGAGTTCACAGGCCATTCGGACCACCTCATCCATCCCCCGCCGCATCAAGGCCACAGCCAAGCCCAGCTGAGGTTGGGCCAAGGGCTCATTTTTTTGCGCAGACCTATCGAGCGCAAGCAACTGCGGTTCAACCAGGGTTGCGAGCGTGAGGCGGCCGCAACCATCGATCACATCGACCTGCTCGCCACAGCGCAAACGCAAGACCCTTCTTAGGTAGTGCTGCTCGTCGGTGTTGAGCAAAACCGATCCACCCTCCTCCAGGCGATCCGGCGACAGGAGCAAACGCCGGCGTTCAGCCACCTGAAGGGAAAACGCTATCGGGGTGATCGTCGACCGGCCAATTTTCATTGACCCCACCGACGACCAGCTCTTCGATCTGAACCACGTCGGAATCCAGTTGACGCAAGGCATTGATCAAGACATCAATGGCGACCCCATCCGATGTACCGAGATCCACCCAGCACCGTCCCCAGTCGTTGTGATATTCGAGTTGCCCCATGTTGTGCATCAGAGCGGGCATTGCCGACTCCGCCCCATCGTTGTCGTAGGCCATCCAACTGAGATCGGAACCTGCGTCATGAACCTGCAGGTTCTCTGCGTTGAAGCCCCCTAGCCGGCCGATCACGTACCAGCTGTCGAACACACCATCCACGTAATTCCGCTCCCCCTGGCTGGGAGGTTCCGAGAAACGGATCCACAACCAGCAATTGAAGGGATCGACTTCACGAAAACGAATGTCCATGGGGCCATCGCGACACCGTCATCATCGTTCAAGCTGATCGCATGCTCGAGCTCTCTGGAATCACCTATGCACCTGCAACGGCTGGTGCCCCCATCCTCGACGGCGTCGCTTTTCACGCACAGAAAGGACGGCCGCTGCTGATCGCTGGCGCCAGTGGATCCGGAAAGACATCGCTGCTGGAGATCATCAGCGGCTTGGCGTCAGCCACATCCGGCAGCATCCGCTGGAACGGAAGCGTGATGAAACGACGGCAGCTGCGCTGGCTGTGCGGCATCGTTTTCCAGTTTCCCGAGCGCCATTTCCTCGGTCTGAGCGTGGCGCAGGAACTGCGGCTGGGCCATCGGCGGCTGGGGCATGAGCGCGAACAGAGCGTGCTCGAACGGGTTGGCCTCGACAGCATCGCCTCAACAACGGCACCAGAACGGCTGAGCGGCGGGCAGCAACGGCGGCTTGCCCTCGCGGTGCAGATGCTCCGCGGCGCTGAAGTGCTCCTCCTGGATGAACCCACTGCTGGGTTGGATTGGTCGGTGCGACGCGACGTGCTGGATCTACTCGCCGGCCTGGCCCGTGAACAGGTGTTGATCGTGGTCACCCATGAACCCGAGCTGTTTCAAGACTGGGACTGCGAACGCTTGCGTTTGCAGAGCGGGCGGCTCGAACCGATGACTACATTGCCCTGAGCTTCCAAAGGGACATGGCCGACCGGCTGGTTCGAGCAACAGCCGCTGCAGGTGGCATCCGGTTGGTGGCGGTATCGACAACCAACATCGTGCGTGAGGCAAGGGAGCGCCATGGGCTGTCGTTCCTCACCAGCGTGATGCTCGGACGGGCCATGACGGCGGGACTGATGCTCGCCAGTTCGATGAAGGTGCGCCACGGCCGGGTGAATCTGCGTCTGGGCTCCGATGGTCCGATCAAGAACCTGATGGTGGATGCCGGCCGCAACGGAACCGTGCGCGGCTACGTCGGCGAGCCGGCCCTCGAACTCGACC
It contains:
- a CDS encoding DUF3531 family protein, which produces MDIRFREVDPFNCWLWIRFSEPPSQGERNYVDGVFDSWYVIGRLGGFNAENLQVHDAGSDLSWMAYDNDGAESAMPALMHNMGQLEYHNDWGRCWVDLGTSDGVAIDVLINALRQLDSDVVQIEELVVGGVNENWPVDDHPDSVFPSGG
- a CDS encoding 16S rRNA (uracil(1498)-N(3))-methyltransferase, which gives rise to MAERRRLLLSPDRLEEGGSVLLNTDEQHYLRRVLRLRCGEQVDVIDGCGRLTLATLVEPQLLALDRSAQKNEPLAQPQLGLAVALMRRGMDEVVRMACELGIDRIQPLRCHRCVPQADHRPERWATIIRESVEQCERLWMPQLHEVIDISDWIGAADGVRLVGVTRATDTPSLDQCLRQQANQVQATWLVIGPEGGWTSAEQSLFSEAGIRPVRMGATILRSSTAAVAGAVGLVRWRDGLINS
- a CDS encoding ABC transporter ATP-binding protein, which translates into the protein MLELSGITYAPATAGAPILDGVAFHAQKGRPLLIAGASGSGKTSLLEIISGLASATSGSIRWNGSVMKRRQLRWLCGIVFQFPERHFLGLSVAQELRLGHRRLGHEREQSVLERVGLDSIASTTAPERLSGGQQRRLALAVQMLRGAEVLLLDEPTAGLDWSVRRDVLDLLAGLAREQVLIVVTHEPELFQDWDCERLRLQSGRLEPMTTLP